The Saccopteryx leptura isolate mSacLep1 chromosome 2, mSacLep1_pri_phased_curated, whole genome shotgun sequence genome has a window encoding:
- the RPUSD4 gene encoding pseudouridylate synthase RPUSD4, mitochondrial encodes MVASACRAARLWVRGSGRRVGSLLSFIVKPFCIAAAASEPLDAQQLEERLRAQKQEQKTKKAPVLTNPVQRRVQELVRFTQQLQRVHPNVLAKALSRGIVHQDKDLVVIDKPYGLPVHGGPGVQLCISDVLPILAKILHGHKAESLHLCHRLDKETTGVMVLAWEKEVAHQVQELFRTRQVAKKYWAITVHVPVPSAGVVNIPIVEKQVLGQHQHHKMTLSPSYRMDNGKVVRARTSRNAHLAVTQYQVLSSTASSALLELQPITGIKHQLRVHLSFGLDCPILGDHKYSDWNRLAPQKLPAGTLKKLGLPQSKARHIPLHLHARQLVLPALGSREEELSLVCKLPRYFVRSVSRLGLQMPSQDQNRGGKAGHREAQ; translated from the exons ATGGTGGCGTCCGCCTGTAGAGCGGCTCGCCTCTGGGTCCGGGGTTCCGGGCGGCGGGTGGGgagtcttctttctttcatcGTGAAGCCTTTTTGTATcgctgctgctgcctctgagcCCCTGGATGCCCAGCAGTTAGAGGAGAGGCTCCGAGCCCAGAAACAGGAGCAAAAGACGAAGAAGGCGCCG GTGCTCACAAACCCCGTCCAGCGGAGAGTGCAGGAACTAGTGCGGTTCACACAGCAGCTGCAGCGAGTCCACCCCAACGTGCTCGCTAAGGCACTAAGCCGAGGGATTGTCCACCAGGACAAGGACCTTGTGGTCATCGATAAGCCCTATGGTCTCCCTGTGCATG GTGGCCCTGGAGTCCAGCTCTGTATCAGTGATGTGCTGCCTATCCTGGCAAAGATCCTTCATGGCCACAAGGCAGAGTCACTGCATCTGTGCCATCGGCTGGACAAAGAAACTACAGGTGTAATGGTGTTGGCTTGGGAGAAGGAAGTGGCACACCAAGTCCAGGAGTTGTTTAGAACCCGTCAGGTGGCAAAGAAGTACTG GGCCATCACTGTGCACGTCCCAGTGCCCTCAGCAGGAGTTGTGAATATCCCCATCGTCGAGAAGCAGGTGTTGGGGCAGCATCAGCATCACAAG ATGACACTGTCCCCAAGCTACCGAATGGACAATGGGAAAGTGGTGAGAGCACGGACCAGCCGGAACGCACACTTGGCTGTGACTCAGTACCAGGTGCTAAGCAGCACTGCCTCCTCTGCCCTTTTGGAACTCCAGCCCATTACTG gaataaaacatCAGCTTCGAGTTCACCTGTCTTTTGGATTGGATTGCCCAATTCTCGGTGATCACAAGTACTCAGACTGGAATAGATTGGCCCCCCAG AAGCTGCCTGCTGGCACTCTGAAGAAGCTGGGGCTGCCGCAGTCGAAGGCCCGCCACATCCCCCTGCACCTGCACGCCCGCCAGCTGGTCCTGCCAGCTCTGGGCTCCAGGGAGGAGGAGCTCAGCTTGGTCTGCAAGCTTCCCCGCTACTTTGTACGCTCTGTGAGCCGCCTGGGCTTACAGATGCCAAGTCAGGATCAGAACAGGGGTGGCAAAGCTGGGCACCGGGAAGCACAGTGA